One stretch of Filifactor alocis ATCC 35896 DNA includes these proteins:
- the yqeK gene encoding bis(5'-nucleosyl)-tetraphosphatase (symmetrical) YqeK, which produces MNLEELKLHLKNTLSPERFRHTQGVVETSAMLCDIFQEDKEKAIIAAWFHDYAKEYSSKELISFLKNKNCPIDEIEKKSTQLLHGKVAAIIAKEKYHILDQDILNAIYYHTTGRKNMSRLELIVAFADCIEPSRTYPFVNELRQYSTYDLELGFYHALNYTIAFLIKENKLIHPLTIEARNDLMERCINRKVIFCEKIS; this is translated from the coding sequence TTGAATTTAGAAGAATTAAAACTACATTTAAAAAACACCTTATCGCCTGAACGATTCCGACATACGCAAGGTGTTGTAGAAACATCTGCCATGTTGTGTGACATCTTTCAGGAAGACAAAGAAAAAGCTATCATTGCAGCATGGTTTCACGATTATGCAAAAGAGTACTCATCTAAAGAACTGATTTCGTTTTTAAAAAACAAAAATTGTCCTATAGACGAAATCGAAAAAAAGAGTACTCAACTATTACATGGAAAAGTCGCTGCCATCATCGCCAAAGAAAAATATCATATTTTAGATCAAGATATTCTCAATGCCATTTATTACCATACTACCGGCAGAAAAAATATGAGTCGTCTGGAGTTGATTGTTGCATTTGCTGACTGCATAGAACCAAGTCGAACTTATCCATTTGTTAATGAATTAAGACAATATTCTACTTATGATTTAGAGTTGGGATTCTATCATGCATTAAACTATACTATCGCTTTTTTAATAAAAGAAAATAAATTAATTCATCCTCTTACTATTGAAGCAAGAAATGATTTAATGGAACGTTGCATAAACAGAAAGGTGATCTTTTGTGAAAAAATTTCTTAA
- the rsfS gene encoding ribosome silencing factor, with product MNELKTIISAIKDKLGENIVILDIKKVSTISEYFIIASADNERKVSAIAKNVEDEMKNISYFAYSKEGYDTQKWIVLDYGECIVHIFKNEERAFYDLERLWKDAPYIDIDTILA from the coding sequence GTGAATGAGCTAAAAACCATCATTAGTGCCATAAAAGACAAACTTGGAGAAAACATCGTAATTCTGGATATCAAAAAAGTATCTACAATTTCAGAATATTTCATCATAGCAAGCGCAGATAATGAAAGAAAAGTGTCTGCAATTGCTAAGAATGTAGAGGATGAAATGAAAAACATATCTTATTTTGCCTATTCTAAAGAAGGATACGATACACAAAAATGGATTGTCTTAGATTACGGAGAATGTATTGTTCATATATTCAAGAACGAAGAAAGAGCTTTCTATGATTTAGAACGGCTATGGAAGGATGCCCCATATATTGATATTGATACCATCTTGGCCTAA
- a CDS encoding LCP family protein, with product MKKFLKNISIAFIILFSIISLTIYFKQDGVTNKPTEFEKYWLNATEAKERVNVLIMGIDTIEGKTDADNARTDTMIICSIDPVGKTGYILSIPRDSRVKVDGRKHKTKINHAHKYGGIELAVSTVKNTFHIPIHHYIRVNYDALIKTVDDMGGVEINILQNMDYDDNASNLHIHFKPGIQTLNGQQSMEFIRYRHGYANKDLGRIEAQQYFLDSFLRKLLSAQSITKIPKYLETLYQYVDTDMSKKEIISLAATIIKINPNDIPKKTVPGNAKTINGISYYIIDEEETQNILEYLNKGIYEKQEDITTENAPIEELSSESKKPEYSIFVYNGCGTPKITRRVSDLLKIEELPISYSGNASNFDYEKTKIYYKDNERLAKKISGIIEVGEIKQGTGAIDYREPDIVIIVGKDFKK from the coding sequence GTGAAAAAATTTCTTAAAAATATTAGTATTGCGTTTATTATTTTATTTTCAATAATCTCCTTAACAATATATTTCAAACAAGATGGGGTAACAAATAAACCTACCGAATTTGAAAAATACTGGTTAAATGCAACAGAAGCAAAAGAACGAGTCAATGTTCTGATTATGGGAATAGATACTATTGAAGGAAAAACAGATGCTGATAACGCCAGAACTGATACAATGATTATATGTAGCATTGATCCTGTAGGAAAAACAGGATATATACTTTCTATCCCCAGAGACAGTCGTGTAAAAGTTGATGGTAGAAAACACAAAACAAAAATCAACCATGCACATAAATATGGCGGCATTGAACTTGCTGTCTCAACAGTAAAAAATACTTTTCATATTCCAATCCATCACTATATTCGAGTAAATTATGATGCTCTTATTAAAACAGTAGATGATATGGGTGGGGTAGAAATTAATATATTACAAAATATGGATTATGATGACAACGCCTCCAATCTACACATCCACTTCAAGCCCGGAATACAAACACTAAATGGACAACAATCTATGGAATTTATAAGGTATAGACATGGGTATGCAAATAAAGATTTGGGAAGAATCGAAGCACAACAATATTTTTTGGACTCTTTTCTACGCAAACTACTGTCAGCACAGTCTATTACCAAAATACCTAAATATCTTGAAACACTATATCAATATGTTGACACAGATATGTCAAAAAAAGAAATTATTTCTTTGGCAGCTACCATCATAAAAATAAATCCAAATGATATTCCTAAAAAAACTGTTCCCGGAAATGCAAAGACTATTAATGGAATTTCCTACTATATTATTGATGAAGAAGAAACACAAAATATTTTAGAGTATCTAAATAAAGGCATTTATGAAAAACAAGAAGATATCACTACTGAAAATGCACCTATTGAAGAACTTTCTTCTGAAAGTAAAAAACCGGAATATAGCATCTTTGTTTACAATGGGTGTGGAACACCAAAAATTACAAGACGAGTATCTGATTTGTTAAAAATTGAAGAACTTCCTATTTCATATAGTGGAAATGCAAGTAATTTTGACTATGAAAAAACAAAAATTTATTACAAGGACAATGAACGTCTCGCAAAAAAAATATCCGGTATTATAGAAGTTGGAGAAATAAAACAAGGTACCGGTGCAATTGATTATAGAGAACCGGATATTGTAATCATTGTAGGAAAAGATTTTAAAAAATAG
- the rpsB gene encoding 30S ribosomal protein S2, whose amino-acid sequence MSNVVSMRQLLEAGVHFGHQTRRWNPKMAKFIFTERNGIYIIDLQKTVKKIEEAYEFVSTVAAEGKPILFVGTKKQAQDAIKEEAERCGMYYVNERWLGGMLTNYKTIRTRIDRLRELEAMQEDGTFDLLPKKEVMQLLHEKSKLVKYLDGIKDMPELPGAIFIVDPRKERIAIKEAQNLGIPLIGIIDTNCDPDEIDYPIPGNDDAIRAVKLITSVISQAVIEAKQGEMNEVTEEAEVEVVEENTSNSTEE is encoded by the coding sequence ATGAGTAATGTAGTTAGTATGAGACAATTATTGGAAGCAGGAGTACATTTTGGACACCAAACAAGAAGATGGAATCCTAAAATGGCAAAGTTTATCTTTACTGAAAGAAATGGAATCTATATTATTGATTTACAAAAAACAGTAAAGAAAATTGAGGAAGCATATGAATTTGTTTCAACAGTAGCAGCAGAAGGTAAACCTATTCTTTTTGTAGGAACAAAAAAACAAGCACAAGATGCAATCAAAGAAGAAGCTGAGCGTTGCGGAATGTATTATGTAAACGAAAGATGGTTAGGAGGAATGTTAACTAACTATAAGACAATTCGTACGAGAATTGATCGTTTAAGAGAATTAGAAGCAATGCAAGAAGATGGAACTTTCGATTTGTTACCAAAGAAAGAAGTTATGCAATTATTGCATGAAAAATCTAAATTAGTGAAGTATCTTGATGGAATCAAAGATATGCCTGAGTTACCTGGAGCGATTTTTATCGTTGACCCTAGAAAAGAAAGAATTGCAATTAAAGAGGCTCAAAATTTAGGAATTCCTTTGATAGGAATTATTGATACAAACTGTGATCCGGATGAAATTGATTATCCGATTCCTGGAAATGATGATGCAATTCGTGCTGTTAAGTTGATTACTTCTGTTATTTCTCAAGCTGTTATTGAAGCAAAGCAAGGAGAAATGAATGAAGTAACAGAAGAAGCTGAAGTTGAGGTTGTAGAAGAGAATACTTCAAATTCAACAGAAGAATAA
- the nadD gene encoding nicotinate-nucleotide adenylyltransferase, translating to MAQKIGILGGTFNPIHIAHLYIAEAAKDYLALDKVMFIPAIHPYHKDSKNLISFEHRMKMIKEAIKDNNDFIVSNLDQELHQEKSYTIHLLKKLKTDHPNDEFFFIIGLDSLINIESWYHFEQLSQYATFACFLRNNETLPSKSIQDRLYYLKQKYNMDVLYFSTVSLDISSTKIRQSIQKEETVRYLLPDNVLQYIKKKHLYEAR from the coding sequence ATGGCACAAAAAATCGGAATACTTGGCGGAACTTTTAATCCAATCCACATAGCTCATCTATATATAGCTGAAGCTGCCAAAGATTATCTTGCACTTGATAAAGTTATGTTCATTCCTGCAATTCACCCCTATCATAAAGATAGCAAGAATTTGATCAGTTTTGAACATAGAATGAAAATGATTAAGGAAGCTATTAAAGATAACAATGACTTTATCGTATCTAACCTGGATCAAGAACTTCATCAAGAAAAATCCTACACAATACACCTTTTAAAAAAATTAAAAACCGACCATCCTAATGATGAATTTTTCTTCATTATAGGTTTAGATTCTTTAATTAATATAGAATCTTGGTATCACTTTGAGCAACTGTCTCAATATGCAACCTTTGCCTGTTTTTTAAGAAACAATGAAACGCTTCCGTCTAAATCTATTCAAGATAGGTTGTATTATTTAAAACAAAAGTACAATATGGATGTCCTATATTTTTCTACTGTATCATTAGACATATCCTCAACCAAAATTAGGCAATCCATACAAAAGGAAGAAACTGTTCGCTACTTGTTACCTGACAATGTACTTCAGTACATCAAAAAAAAACATCTGTATGAAGCAAGGTGA
- the tsf gene encoding translation elongation factor Ts, producing the protein MQITAGMVKELREQTQAGMMDCKKALVEAEGNMEKAVDILREKGLSKAAKKAGRIAAEGLVSLVVSDDKKHGAIVEINSETDFVAKNEEFKNFVSAAAELALRAKPADLAAFKASELENGKSLEVVLNEKISKIGENMTIRRFAVESQENGTVVGYVHGAGKIAVLVNLATSSDSEKLQELGKDIAMQVASMNPKYISSDDVDQEYIAHEKEILMAQAVNENEEEAAKGKKKKPMEIIEKMVIGRLNKELKEVCLLEQPFVKDSDLTVGQVVKNVAKEVGAEIVVKSTVRFEVGEGLEKKEENFAEEVAKQMGN; encoded by the coding sequence ATGCAAATTACTGCAGGAATGGTAAAAGAATTACGTGAACAAACTCAAGCAGGTATGATGGATTGCAAAAAAGCGCTGGTAGAAGCAGAAGGAAATATGGAAAAGGCTGTGGATATTCTTAGAGAAAAAGGCTTATCAAAAGCTGCTAAAAAAGCAGGAAGAATTGCAGCAGAAGGCTTGGTTTCTCTTGTTGTTTCTGATGATAAAAAGCATGGTGCAATTGTAGAAATTAACTCGGAAACTGATTTCGTAGCAAAAAATGAAGAATTCAAAAATTTTGTTTCTGCTGCTGCAGAATTGGCATTAAGAGCAAAACCGGCTGATTTAGCTGCTTTTAAAGCTTCAGAGTTAGAGAATGGAAAGTCATTGGAAGTTGTATTAAATGAAAAAATATCTAAAATTGGTGAAAATATGACTATTCGTCGTTTTGCCGTTGAAAGTCAAGAAAATGGAACAGTGGTTGGATATGTGCATGGAGCAGGAAAAATTGCAGTTTTAGTTAATTTAGCTACATCATCTGATTCTGAAAAATTACAAGAATTAGGAAAAGATATCGCTATGCAAGTTGCATCGATGAATCCAAAATATATTTCCAGTGATGATGTAGATCAAGAATATATTGCTCATGAAAAAGAAATTTTAATGGCTCAAGCAGTGAATGAAAATGAAGAAGAAGCTGCAAAAGGTAAAAAGAAAAAACCGATGGAAATTATAGAAAAAATGGTAATTGGAAGATTAAATAAAGAGTTAAAAGAAGTATGCTTGTTAGAGCAACCGTTTGTAAAAGATTCTGATTTGACTGTAGGCCAAGTTGTAAAAAATGTAGCAAAAGAAGTAGGTGCTGAAATTGTGGTGAAATCTACAGTTAGATTTGAAGTGGGAGAAGGATTGGAGAAAAAAGAAGAAAATTTTGCAGAAGAAGTTGCAAAACAAATGGGCAACTAA
- the rd gene encoding rubredoxin: METYVCSVCGYVYDPLEGDADGGIEPGTAFADLPEDWTCPNCGVGKEEFELED, encoded by the coding sequence ATGGAAACTTATGTATGTTCAGTTTGTGGTTATGTATACGATCCGTTGGAAGGCGATGCTGATGGTGGAATTGAACCGGGTACAGCATTTGCAGATTTGCCTGAGGATTGGACTTGCCCAAATTGTGGTGTGGGAAAAGAAGAATTTGAATTGGAAGATTAA
- a CDS encoding methionine ABC transporter permease, which translates to MITISGFFSTLFGLPLGIIMLVTSKGHILENPKLYSVLSKIVNALRSIPAIILFTALTGITRFIMGTSIGLKGSLFPLTIACIPFLAKQIELALYSIDLGVIEAYTSMGFSPFQIILKVILIEGLGGIINAITVSLVSLLSFSAIAGSVGSGGLGYFAIRYGYQGFKQDAMIVTVIIILLIVYFIQAAGDFLARKVTH; encoded by the coding sequence ATGATAACTATTTCCGGATTTTTTTCCACACTTTTCGGACTTCCTCTTGGAATTATCATGTTGGTGACATCAAAAGGACATATATTAGAAAACCCTAAGCTTTATTCCGTTTTATCAAAAATAGTAAATGCATTGCGTTCTATTCCTGCAATTATCTTATTTACTGCATTAACCGGAATTACTCGCTTTATCATGGGAACCAGCATCGGATTAAAAGGTTCTTTATTTCCTCTTACCATTGCCTGTATACCATTTTTGGCAAAACAGATTGAACTTGCACTATATTCCATTGATTTAGGAGTAATAGAAGCTTATACCTCTATGGGCTTTTCTCCATTTCAAATAATTTTAAAAGTTATCTTAATTGAAGGTTTAGGAGGAATTATTAATGCAATCACCGTTTCCTTAGTAAGCTTGCTCAGTTTCTCTGCGATTGCCGGATCTGTCGGTAGTGGTGGGCTCGGATATTTTGCAATTCGTTACGGATATCAAGGGTTTAAACAAGACGCAATGATTGTCACCGTTATCATCATCCTGCTCATTGTATATTTTATTCAGGCAGCAGGAGATTTTCTTGCAAGAAAAGTAACGCATTAA
- a CDS encoding polyribonucleotide nucleotidyltransferase, translating to MSKIFEMPLGNRQLKIEIGKVAELANGACLVSCGDTVVLVTATNSALPREGIDFFPLSVDFEERLYSVGKIPGGFIKREGRPSEKAILTSRLIDRPIRPLFPKGFRNDVQVVATVLSVEPDVTPDVLAMIGSSIALSISSIPFNGPTGSVAVGLIDGQLILNPDVDQRAASDLHLTVSGTKDAIMMVEAGANEVTERTMLEAILYAHEEIKKIVSFIETIVEEVGKEKMEYVVFKADEQIESHVLEYGKEKMKAAILTKDKTERMENMDKARQEIMEHFAEIYPENIKDVEETIYKITKEGIRELILVDRIRPDNRSMDEIRPISCEVGTLPRTHGSAIFTRGQTQVMSVTTLGALGEMQTLDGLDENIEKRYMHHYNFPAYSVGEARPSRGPGRREIGHGALAERAILPMLPSKEEFAYAIRVVSEVMSSNGSTSQASVCGSTLSLLDAGVPMKRMVAGIAMGLIKEDEHLAILSDIQGMEDFLGDMDFKVAGTEEGITAIQMDIKISGIDEEILTKALEQARQGRLFILNKMREVISSPRPEISQYAPMVLQMKIDPEKIREVIGTGGKVINKIIDETGAKIDIEQDGNIFILAVERDKGKLAKQMIEEIVEEPEVGKIYRAKVTRLMDFGAFAEFMPGKEGLIHISQADIQRTDDISSLWSVGDEVEVMLMEIDDQGRMNLSRRAVMQRDVGEPIDYVSEKDKKSQRNGNRRKFDSSQRDKRK from the coding sequence TCCGCTAAGTGTAGATTTTGAAGAAAGACTATATTCTGTTGGAAAAATCCCGGGAGGCTTCATTAAGAGAGAAGGCAGACCTTCTGAAAAGGCTATTTTAACTTCCAGATTAATTGATCGCCCAATCAGACCGTTGTTTCCAAAAGGATTTAGGAACGATGTACAGGTAGTAGCAACTGTCCTTTCGGTAGAACCGGATGTTACTCCGGATGTATTGGCTATGATTGGTTCATCTATAGCTCTTTCTATTTCTTCCATCCCTTTTAACGGACCAACCGGATCTGTAGCAGTAGGATTAATTGATGGACAATTAATTTTAAATCCTGATGTAGACCAAAGAGCTGCTTCAGATTTACATTTAACAGTTTCCGGAACAAAAGATGCAATTATGATGGTTGAGGCAGGTGCTAATGAGGTTACTGAAAGAACTATGTTAGAAGCAATTCTATATGCACACGAAGAAATCAAAAAGATAGTGTCTTTTATAGAAACTATTGTCGAAGAAGTCGGGAAAGAAAAAATGGAATATGTAGTATTCAAAGCAGATGAACAAATTGAATCTCATGTTTTAGAATATGGAAAAGAGAAAATGAAGGCTGCTATTCTTACAAAAGATAAGACTGAGAGAATGGAAAATATGGATAAAGCAAGACAGGAAATTATGGAACATTTTGCTGAAATTTATCCTGAAAATATAAAAGATGTTGAAGAAACAATTTATAAAATTACCAAAGAAGGCATCAGAGAGCTTATTTTGGTTGATCGTATCAGACCGGATAACCGTTCTATGGATGAAATCAGACCTATTTCTTGTGAAGTAGGGACATTACCTAGAACACATGGGAGCGCTATTTTTACTCGAGGACAAACTCAAGTTATGAGTGTTACCACATTGGGAGCTTTAGGAGAAATGCAAACATTAGACGGATTGGATGAAAATATAGAAAAAAGATATATGCATCATTATAATTTTCCGGCTTATAGTGTAGGGGAAGCAAGACCATCCAGAGGACCAGGACGTAGAGAAATAGGACATGGAGCGTTGGCTGAAAGAGCAATTTTGCCTATGTTGCCTTCCAAAGAAGAATTTGCCTATGCAATTCGTGTTGTATCAGAAGTTATGAGTTCAAACGGAAGTACATCACAAGCCAGTGTATGTGGCAGTACATTATCTCTGTTAGACGCCGGAGTTCCAATGAAGCGAATGGTTGCCGGGATTGCTATGGGACTAATTAAAGAAGACGAACACTTAGCAATTTTGTCAGATATCCAAGGAATGGAAGACTTTCTTGGAGATATGGATTTTAAGGTAGCAGGAACAGAAGAGGGGATTACGGCTATCCAAATGGACATTAAAATTTCAGGGATTGATGAAGAAATTTTAACTAAAGCATTGGAACAGGCGAGACAAGGTCGTTTATTTATATTAAATAAAATGAGAGAAGTAATCTCTTCACCAAGACCTGAAATCTCTCAATATGCACCAATGGTTCTTCAAATGAAAATTGATCCGGAGAAGATTAGAGAAGTTATTGGTACAGGCGGAAAGGTAATTAATAAAATTATTGATGAAACAGGTGCTAAGATCGATATCGAACAAGATGGAAATATCTTTATTCTTGCAGTTGAAAGAGATAAAGGTAAGTTGGCAAAACAAATGATAGAAGAGATAGTAGAAGAGCCCGAAGTTGGAAAAATTTATCGTGCAAAAGTCACTCGTTTAATGGATTTCGGTGCATTTGCAGAATTTATGCCCGGTAAAGAGGGTCTGATTCATATTTCTCAAGCAGATATTCAAAGAACAGATGATATTTCTTCTTTATGGAGTGTGGGTGATGAAGTCGAAGTTATGTTGATGGAAATAGATGATCAAGGCAGAATGAATTTGTCTAGAAGAGCTGTAATGCAGCGAGATGTCGGAGAACCAATTGATTATGTTTCTGAAAAAGATAAAAAGAGTCAAAGAAATGGAAACAGAAGAAAATTTGATTCTTCTCAAAGAGACAAAAGAAAATAG